In Salmo salar chromosome ssa15, Ssal_v3.1, whole genome shotgun sequence, one genomic interval encodes:
- the batf3 gene encoding basic leucine zipper transcriptional factor ATF-like 3: MSDSDISGSFLHSKNQNMLLLERCELQSSGDDGDEDKRLKRREKNRVAAKNSRKKQTQRADELHEAYECLEQKNRQLKKDVQFLSEEQRRLMEALKAHEPLCPIMHCVANLGSGTLGPRDVGVPSCLPR; encoded by the exons ATGTCTGACAGCGATATTTCTGGCAGCTTTCTACACAGCAAGAATCAAAACATGTTATTACTTGAAAGATGTGAG CTGCAGAGCtctggtgatgatggtgatgaagaCAAGAGACTAAAAAGAAGGGAAAAGAACAGGGTGGCAGCGAAGAACAGCCGAAAAAAACAGACACAAAGAGCGGATGAGCTGCATGAG GCATATGAGTGTCTggagcagaagaacagacagctGAAGAAGGATGTGCAGTTTCTGTCTGAGGAGCAGAGGCGTCTAATGGAGGCCCTCAAGGCCCATGAGCCTCTCTGTCCCATCATGCACTGTGTTGCCAACCTGGGGTCAGGGACGTTGGGACCCAGGGATGTAGGGGTCCCCTCCTGTCTGCCCAGATAG